From the Actinopolymorpha singaporensis genome, the window CCTTCGCGGGCCGGAGGCGTCCGGCGTACAGCAACATGATCGTGAAGTTGTCGGCGTACGGCGAGTTCTGCAGCAGCGGATCGCCGTCGGGTGGCCAGGCGGTCACCCGAACCCCTTCCAGCGCAGGGTTGTTGCCGTACCGCTCGAACAACGGGATCATCGGCAACAGCTCGTTGAACGCCAGGCCGAGGGTGGTGACGGTGGCGCGTTGTGCCGCCTCGTCGAGGCCCTCACCCGCCTGGATCACCAGCCGCTGCAGGTCCACCGGGCCACGCACCTTCGTGCGCTGCCGCAACTCGAATCCCATCCCCCGGCCGCCCTGGTTCGCGGCCACCGGAATGTTGTGGATGAACAGGTCCTGGACGAAGGCGAAGTGCGGGTGTGGGTGCGCCGACGTGCCCCACGACTGGATGGCCAAGGAGAAGTTGCCCTTGTCCACGTCGATCGGCTGTTGTGACTCGGTGACCCCGCGCGGGGTGACCCTGACACCGAAGTCGGACAGCTGGCGCGCGACGTTCTCACCCGACGCCGACCAGTCGGCGTACTCCGCCGGGAAGGTGATCTCGTACTCCGCCGGCCTGCCTTGTGGCGTCAACCACCGCTTGCCCTGGCGCCGCCACCCCGCACCGGTCAGCAACCCGGCCGCCTTGTCCTGGTCGAACTCGTAGGCGTTCAGCCGGCCGCGGTCGGCTTCGGACATCCACTGCGGTACGAGGTTGTCGGAGAACCCTGCCAGGTAACGCACACCCCGGCCCGACCGCGCCAGCGAGACCTTGCCGTTGAGGTCCCGGTCGATCGCGTGCGCCAGTGCCTGCCGCGCGGCCGGGTCGGCGAACTCCGGCAGCCGGACGAGGTTGAACAGCAGCGCGGGCCCGGAGTAGACCGGTGGCCGGATGATCCGGAAGCCCTTCTTGACAAGCTGTTTCTCGGTCGCCACCGGGAAGCCGTGGGTGGCGTAGTCGAGACGTCTCGCGAGGACGACCGGCGTGATCGTGGTCGTCTCGCCGTTGTGAACGATCACCTTGTCGAAGGCGATCTTGTTCGCCGCGTACCCCTTGGGGTTCTTCACCAACGTCAACTGGGCGTTGGTGATGGTGTCGTAGTCGTAGTCGAACGGGCCGGACACGACAGCGCGTTCGGGCCGGAACGCCTGGAACTCCTCGTTCAGCTGCTTGCCCTCTGGAGTGTCCAGGTCCTTTCCGGACCCGAAGAGCCGCTGCGCGCGGCGCGCCCACGGGCCATAGGTCGCGTCCGCATGCAGGTGCTGGCGCAGGACGTAGCGCTCCACGACGGTCGACGGCTTCCTCATGGTGAGTACGACGGTCCGGTCATCCTGCGCGCGTACGTCGTCCAGGTAGTCCCACAGCGAGTTCCGCATGATCCGCAGGCACCAGAAGGTGGTCAGGGCGTCCTTGCTGGTGATCGGCCTGCCGTCACTCCACTTCAGCCCGGACCGCAGCGTGCAGGTGAAGGTGCGAGCCGCCTCGTCGACCTGCCACTTCTCCAGCAGCATCGGTTCCCACTTCTGCTCCTTCCACCGATACATCGCGCCCGGGGCGAGGATCAGGTCGAGGTAGAAGTGGTCACCGAGAATGGCGTCGGTCACGCCGTCCATCAGGTTGAAGTGGCCCTTGGGCGGTACCTGGTACGCCGTTCCACCGTGGAACTCCGTGGGCGCACCGGCCGCGCCGGGCTCGCCGTCCTGCCGGCACCCGGCCAGCGCCCAGGCACCCGCGCCGGCACCCATGGCGGCCAGGAGGTCCCGCCGGGTCAGGCGAGGAGTGTGAGCGGGAAATGAGGGCATCTGATGATTGTCGCGGCGGTACGCCGGCCGGCGAAAGCGTCGCGTGGCCCGCAGTCCTCGATAGGACAGGAGTTTCCGGATCCGGATGACCTCGGATGACCGGCGTGTTACCTCAGACCAGCGCCTCGTACACCCGCCCGATCGCGTCGGAGGCGATCGCGAGCCCCTCCTCGGCCTCGTCCTCGGTGAGGGTGAGCGGCGGCCCGATCCGGATCACGTTTCCGTGCAGACCGCCCTTGCCGACCAGTAGCCCGCCGCGCCGGCACTCCGCCAGCACCATCGCCGCAGCCCGCGGGCTGGGCGTGTCGGTGCCCGGCTCGACCAGCTCCAGGCCGATCATCAGCCCCTTGCCGCGTACGTCACCGACGATGTTCGTACCGTCGGCGAGCGCCCGCAGCCCGGACATCAGCTTCGCGCCGAGCTTGGCGGCGTTGGCCTGCAGGTCGTGGGCGAGCAGGTAGTCCAGGGTGGCGTTCGCGGCGGCCATCGCCAGCGGGTTGCCGCCGAACGTCGACAGGGAGCTCGCGTTCAGGCCGTCCATCAGGTCCGCGCGGGCGACCACGCCACCGATCGCCAGCCCGCCCGCGGCACCCTTGGCGAACGTCAGCACGTCGGGCACCACGTCGTGTGCCTGGTAGCCCCAGAAGTGCTCCCCTGTCCGGCCCCAGCCGGTCTGCACCTCGTCGGTCACGAAGTGGATGCCGTACTCGTCCAGCACCTGCTTCATCGCGCCGTACAGCCCGTCCGGCGGGGTGGCGAACCCACCCACGCCCTGGATCGGCTCGGCGATCATGCATGCCACGTCGCCGGCGGTGGTGGTCTGGATGACGTCGCGCAGGTCGTCCACGCACGCCTCGAT encodes:
- a CDS encoding ABC transporter substrate-binding protein, with protein sequence MPSFPAHTPRLTRRDLLAAMGAGAGAWALAGCRQDGEPGAAGAPTEFHGGTAYQVPPKGHFNLMDGVTDAILGDHFYLDLILAPGAMYRWKEQKWEPMLLEKWQVDEAARTFTCTLRSGLKWSDGRPITSKDALTTFWCLRIMRNSLWDYLDDVRAQDDRTVVLTMRKPSTVVERYVLRQHLHADATYGPWARRAQRLFGSGKDLDTPEGKQLNEEFQAFRPERAVVSGPFDYDYDTITNAQLTLVKNPKGYAANKIAFDKVIVHNGETTTITPVVLARRLDYATHGFPVATEKQLVKKGFRIIRPPVYSGPALLFNLVRLPEFADPAARQALAHAIDRDLNGKVSLARSGRGVRYLAGFSDNLVPQWMSEADRGRLNAYEFDQDKAAGLLTGAGWRRQGKRWLTPQGRPAEYEITFPAEYADWSASGENVARQLSDFGVRVTPRGVTESQQPIDVDKGNFSLAIQSWGTSAHPHPHFAFVQDLFIHNIPVAANQGGRGMGFELRQRTKVRGPVDLQRLVIQAGEGLDEAAQRATVTTLGLAFNELLPMIPLFERYGNNPALEGVRVTAWPPDGDPLLQNSPYADNFTIMLLYAGRLRPAKGAR
- a CDS encoding aspartate aminotransferase family protein, whose translation is MTSTDRATERGGDLLARHRAVLPNWQALYYDDPLEIVGGQGRRLTGGDGRTYLDFFAGILSNSLGYGVPEINDAVRRQLDTGVVHTSTAYLGRAQVEYAERVAELSGIPGAKVFFVNSGTEANEAALLLTTHARRSNQVLALRNSYHGRAFATVAITGNRSWGTSSLSPVHVSYVHGGYRYRSPFRHLSDADYIEACVDDLRDVIQTTTAGDVACMIAEPIQGVGGFATPPDGLYGAMKQVLDEYGIHFVTDEVQTGWGRTGEHFWGYQAHDVVPDVLTFAKGAAGGLAIGGVVARADLMDGLNASSLSTFGGNPLAMAAANATLDYLLAHDLQANAAKLGAKLMSGLRALADGTNIVGDVRGKGLMIGLELVEPGTDTPSPRAAAMVLAECRRGGLLVGKGGLHGNVIRIGPPLTLTEDEAEEGLAIASDAIGRVYEALV